The proteins below are encoded in one region of Mycobacterium pseudokansasii:
- a CDS encoding DUF3592 domain-containing protein gives MISPKLLLRILIHGTSEELPDTWPRRVVRWVRITVLIITALVTLQSVLLVAGAWRNDLAIERNMGVAQAEVLSAGPRRSTIEFVTPERITYRPELGVLYPSELATGMRIYVEYNKKDPNLVRVQHRNASLAIIPAGSIAVVAWLAAAVALIGLALLDRRLDKHLNSPPCG, from the coding sequence GTGATTTCGCCAAAGCTGTTGCTGCGCATCCTGATCCATGGCACCAGCGAAGAACTGCCGGACACCTGGCCGCGACGGGTGGTGCGGTGGGTCCGCATCACCGTCCTGATCATCACCGCCTTGGTCACCTTGCAGTCGGTGCTGCTGGTGGCCGGCGCCTGGCGTAACGACCTGGCCATCGAACGCAACATGGGCGTCGCGCAGGCCGAGGTGCTCAGTGCCGGCCCGCGCCGTTCCACCATCGAGTTCGTCACACCCGAGCGGATCACCTATCGCCCCGAGCTCGGCGTGCTGTATCCCTCCGAGCTGGCTACCGGTATGCGGATCTACGTCGAATACAACAAGAAAGATCCCAATCTGGTCCGGGTGCAGCACCGCAACGCGAGCCTGGCGATCATCCCGGCAGGGTCTATCGCGGTCGTGGCCTGGCTGGCCGCGGCGGTCGCGCTGATCGGTCTGGCCCTGCTGGACCGGCGGCTGGACAAGCACCTGAACAGCCCGCCGTGCGGCTAG
- the menD gene encoding 2-succinyl-5-enolpyruvyl-6-hydroxy-3-cyclohexene-1-carboxylic-acid synthase yields the protein MNPSTTQARVVVDELIRGGVRDVVLCPGSRNAPLAFALQDADRAGRVRLHVRIDERTAGYLAIGLAVAAGAPVCVAMTSGTAVANLGPAVVEANYARVPLIVLSANRPYELLGTGANQTMEQLGYFGTQVRATISLGLAEDAPERLPALNATWRSATCRVLVAAKGSRTANAGPVHFDIPLREPLVPDPEPHGAAVPPGRPDGKPWTYTPPVTFDQPLDIDVSADTVVIAGHGAGVNRNLAELPTVAEPTAPYAPNPLHPLTLPLLRPQQVIMLGRPTLHRPVSALLANPAVPVYALTTGPRWPDVSGNSQATGTRAVLCGTPNPKWLQRCADLNRHALAAVREQLAAHPLTTGLHVAAAVADTLRPGDQLVLGASNPVRDAALVGLNTRGIQVRSNRGVAGIDGTVSTAIGAALAYERAYETAHQGRTIALIGDLTFVHDSSGLLIGPTEPTPQRLTIVVSNDNGGGIFELLEQGDPRFSDVSSRIFGTPHDVDVGALCRAYHVESRQIEVQQLRAALDEPNPGLRVLEVKADRSSLRQLHAAIKAAL from the coding sequence GTGAACCCCTCGACGACACAGGCCCGCGTCGTCGTTGACGAGCTGATTCGCGGCGGCGTCCGCGACGTGGTTCTTTGTCCGGGTTCACGAAACGCGCCGCTGGCATTCGCGCTGCAGGACGCCGACCGGGCCGGCCGGGTTCGGCTGCATGTGCGCATCGACGAACGCACCGCCGGTTATCTGGCGATTGGGCTGGCGGTCGCGGCGGGCGCACCGGTATGTGTCGCGATGACGTCGGGCACCGCCGTCGCCAACCTCGGCCCGGCCGTGGTCGAGGCCAACTATGCCCGGGTGCCGCTGATCGTGCTCTCGGCCAACCGGCCCTACGAACTGCTGGGCACCGGCGCCAACCAGACCATGGAGCAACTCGGCTACTTCGGCACCCAGGTCCGCGCGACTATCAGCCTGGGTCTGGCCGAGGATGCGCCCGAGCGCCTGCCCGCCCTCAACGCGACGTGGCGATCGGCAACCTGCCGAGTATTGGTGGCGGCCAAGGGTTCTCGTACCGCCAACGCCGGACCGGTGCATTTCGACATCCCGTTGCGCGAACCGCTGGTTCCCGACCCGGAGCCCCACGGCGCCGCCGTGCCCCCGGGCCGGCCGGACGGCAAACCGTGGACCTACACACCGCCGGTCACCTTCGACCAGCCGCTGGACATCGACGTGTCGGCAGACACCGTCGTCATCGCCGGACACGGCGCCGGGGTGAACCGCAATCTGGCGGAGCTGCCGACCGTCGCGGAGCCGACCGCGCCGTACGCACCCAACCCGTTGCATCCGCTCACCCTGCCGCTGCTGCGTCCCCAACAGGTGATCATGCTGGGCCGCCCGACGCTGCATCGCCCGGTGTCGGCCCTGCTGGCCAACCCGGCAGTGCCGGTCTACGCGCTGACGACCGGGCCGCGCTGGCCGGACGTCTCGGGCAACTCACAGGCCACCGGCACCAGGGCGGTCCTGTGCGGCACGCCCAACCCGAAGTGGCTGCAGCGCTGTGCGGACCTGAATCGCCACGCGCTCGCCGCGGTGCGCGAGCAGCTGGCGGCCCACCCGCTGACCACCGGTCTGCACGTCGCCGCGGCGGTGGCTGACACGTTGCGGCCCGGCGACCAGCTGGTCCTCGGGGCGTCCAACCCGGTGCGCGACGCGGCCCTGGTCGGGCTGAACACCCGGGGCATCCAGGTCCGGTCCAACCGCGGCGTCGCCGGTATCGACGGCACCGTCTCCACGGCCATCGGCGCGGCTTTAGCTTATGAGCGGGCTTATGAGACGGCGCACCAAGGTCGCACCATCGCCCTGATCGGAGACCTGACCTTCGTCCACGACAGCTCCGGGCTGCTGATCGGTCCCACCGAGCCGACGCCGCAGCGCCTGACGATCGTGGTGTCCAACGACAACGGCGGCGGCATTTTCGAACTGCTCGAGCAGGGTGACCCGCGGTTCTCCGACGTGTCGTCGCGGATCTTCGGCACCCCACACGACGTCGACGTGGGCGCGCTGTGTCGCGCCTACCACGTGGAAAGCCGCCAGATCGAGGTCCAGCAGCTGCGGGCCGCGTTGGACGAACCCAACCCCGGACTGCGGGTGCTCGAGGTCAAAGCGGACCGGTCGTCGCTGCGGCAATTGCACGCCGCTATCAAGGCGGCCCTGTGA
- a CDS encoding SDR family oxidoreductase produces MSKSPLRRLAEQISLATMRPPASPQVLVNRPMIKPVNLAGKRILITGASSGIGEAAAELFARRGATVAVVARRKDLLDAVADRITTSDGVALSMPCDLSDMEAVDALVTDVQRRIGGVDILINNAARSIRRPLDESLQRWHDVERTIALNYYAPLRLIRGLAPGMRERGDGHIINVATWGVLSEAAPLFSVYNASKAALSAVSRTIETEWGRNGVHSTTLYYPLVSTPMIAPTKAYEGMPALTPREAAEWMVTAARTRPVRIAPRIALAAKALNTIGPRWVNALMQQRDNQLDGN; encoded by the coding sequence GTGAGCAAGAGTCCGCTGCGCCGGTTGGCCGAGCAGATCTCGCTGGCCACCATGCGGCCGCCGGCGTCACCGCAAGTGCTGGTCAACCGGCCCATGATCAAACCGGTAAACCTGGCCGGGAAGCGCATCCTGATCACCGGCGCCTCCTCCGGCATCGGCGAGGCAGCGGCCGAGTTGTTCGCCCGCCGCGGCGCCACCGTTGCCGTCGTCGCCCGCCGCAAGGATTTGTTGGACGCCGTGGCAGACCGCATCACGACGTCCGATGGAGTGGCGCTGTCGATGCCCTGCGACCTTTCCGACATGGAGGCCGTCGACGCCCTGGTGACCGACGTGCAACGGCGCATCGGCGGCGTCGACATCCTGATCAACAACGCCGCGCGGTCCATCCGTCGTCCGCTGGACGAATCGCTGCAACGCTGGCACGACGTCGAACGGACGATCGCGCTGAACTACTACGCCCCGTTGCGGCTGATCCGCGGACTGGCGCCGGGGATGCGCGAGCGCGGCGACGGCCACATCATCAATGTCGCGACGTGGGGCGTGTTGTCGGAAGCGGCACCGCTGTTCTCGGTGTACAACGCGTCGAAGGCCGCGCTGTCGGCGGTGAGCCGAACCATCGAAACCGAGTGGGGGCGCAACGGGGTGCATTCCACGACGCTCTACTACCCTTTGGTGTCGACTCCGATGATCGCACCGACGAAGGCCTACGAGGGAATGCCCGCCTTGACGCCACGGGAGGCGGCCGAGTGGATGGTGACCGCCGCGCGCACCCGGCCGGTGCGGATCGCGCCGCGGATCGCCCTGGCAGCCAAGGCACTGAACACCATCGGCCCCCGCTGGGTCAATGCCCTTATGCAGCAACGCGACAACCAGCTCGACGGCAACTAA
- a CDS encoding alpha/beta fold hydrolase — protein MINLAYDDKGTGDPVLFIAGRGGAGRTWHPHQVPAFLAAGYRCITFDNRGVGATENAEGFTTQTMVNDTAALIESLGIAPVRIVGVSMGAYIAQELMVVRPELVSAAVLMATRGRLDRARQFFRAAEAELYDSGTQLPLAYDARARLLESFSRKTLNDDTAVADWIAMFSMWPVKQTPGLRCQLDCSPQTNRLPAYRNIAAPVLVIGFADDIVTPPHLGREVADALPNGRYLQIPDAGHLGFFERPEPVNAAVLRFFASVKA, from the coding sequence GTGATCAACCTGGCTTACGACGACAAAGGGACCGGTGACCCGGTCCTTTTTATCGCCGGTCGCGGCGGTGCCGGACGCACCTGGCATCCTCACCAAGTCCCGGCGTTCCTGGCCGCCGGATATCGCTGCATCACGTTTGACAATCGCGGGGTCGGCGCCACCGAAAACGCCGAGGGCTTCACCACGCAGACCATGGTCAACGACACCGCGGCGCTGATCGAATCCCTGGGTATCGCCCCGGTGCGCATCGTCGGGGTATCCATGGGCGCTTATATCGCCCAGGAGCTGATGGTGGTGCGGCCCGAACTGGTCAGCGCCGCGGTATTGATGGCCACCCGCGGCCGGCTGGACCGCGCCCGGCAGTTCTTCCGCGCCGCCGAGGCCGAGCTGTATGACTCCGGCACCCAGTTGCCGCTCGCATACGATGCGAGAGCTCGCCTGCTGGAGAGCTTTTCGCGCAAGACGCTCAACGACGACACGGCCGTGGCCGATTGGATCGCGATGTTCTCCATGTGGCCGGTCAAGCAGACACCGGGACTTCGGTGTCAATTGGACTGCTCGCCGCAGACCAACCGGCTGCCCGCCTACCGCAATATTGCCGCGCCAGTGCTGGTGATCGGCTTCGCCGATGACATCGTGACCCCGCCGCACTTGGGACGAGAGGTCGCTGACGCCCTGCCCAACGGTCGCTACCTGCAGATACCCGATGCCGGCCACCTCGGCTTCTTCGAGCGGCCGGAGCCCGTCAACGCCGCGGTGCTGCGGTTTTTCGCCAGCGTCAAGGCCTGA
- a CDS encoding glycosyltransferase family 4 protein, giving the protein MRVAIVAESFLPNVNGVSNSVLHILEHLRRTGHEALVIAPDNPPGEPRADRLHDGLRVHRVPARMFPKVTTLPLGVPTPRILRVLRGFDPDVVHLASPALLGYGGLRAARRLGAPTVAVFQTDVPGFAASYGIPLASRAAWVWFRHLHSLADRTLAPSTATMEDLAVQGIPRVHRWARGVDLLRFVPSARDAALRRHWSPDGRPIVGFVGRLAPEKHVERLASLSASGAVRLVIVGAGVDRRKLESAMPTALFTGALHGDELARAYASMDVFVHPGEHETFCQVVQEALASGLPVIAPDAGGPRDLVVPYRTGLLLPVAEFEARLPAAVAHLVSERSRYAPAARRSVLGRGWPAICDELLGHYAAVLSPAARARDSVWRTRRA; this is encoded by the coding sequence GTGCGCGTTGCGATCGTCGCCGAGTCGTTCCTGCCCAACGTCAACGGCGTCAGCAACTCGGTGCTCCACATACTCGAGCATCTGCGCCGCACCGGTCATGAGGCCCTCGTCATTGCCCCGGACAACCCGCCCGGCGAGCCGCGCGCCGACCGGCTGCATGACGGTCTCCGGGTCCACCGGGTGCCGGCCCGGATGTTCCCCAAGGTGACCACGCTGCCACTGGGTGTGCCGACCCCGCGGATCCTTCGGGTGCTGCGCGGCTTCGACCCCGACGTGGTGCATCTGGCGTCACCGGCGCTGCTCGGCTACGGCGGGCTGCGCGCGGCCCGCCGTCTCGGCGCCCCGACGGTCGCGGTGTTCCAGACCGACGTACCGGGGTTCGCCGCCAGCTACGGCATTCCGCTGGCGTCACGGGCCGCGTGGGTCTGGTTTCGCCACCTGCACAGCCTCGCCGACCGTACCCTCGCGCCGTCCACGGCAACCATGGAAGACCTTGCCGTCCAAGGTATCCCGCGAGTCCACCGATGGGCGCGCGGAGTCGACCTGCTGCGGTTCGTGCCGTCCGCCCGCGACGCGGCGCTGCGCCGGCACTGGTCGCCCGACGGTAGGCCGATTGTCGGTTTTGTCGGCCGTCTGGCCCCGGAGAAGCATGTCGAGCGGCTCGCGTCGCTGAGCGCCTCCGGCGCGGTGCGGCTGGTCATCGTAGGCGCCGGAGTCGACCGTCGCAAACTCGAATCGGCAATGCCCACAGCACTTTTCACCGGAGCTCTGCACGGTGACGAGCTCGCGAGGGCATATGCCAGCATGGACGTCTTCGTGCATCCCGGCGAACACGAGACGTTCTGTCAGGTCGTGCAGGAAGCGCTGGCGTCGGGGCTGCCGGTTATCGCCCCCGACGCCGGCGGCCCCCGCGACCTGGTTGTCCCCTACCGCACCGGATTGCTGCTGCCGGTCGCCGAGTTCGAGGCCCGGTTGCCGGCTGCCGTCGCGCACCTGGTGTCCGAACGCAGCCGCTACGCACCGGCGGCGCGGCGCAGTGTGCTGGGCCGGGGCTGGCCGGCGATCTGCGACGAGCTGCTGGGCCACTACGCGGCGGTGCTCTCGCCGGCTGCGCGGGCGCGCGATTCGGTGTGGCGAACGCGTCGTGCCTAA
- a CDS encoding 1,4-dihydroxy-2-naphthoyl-CoA synthase: protein MSDNPFDPNVWRPVDGFGDLTDITYHRHVSDATVRVAFNRPEVRNAFRPHTVDELYRALDHARMSPGVGVVLLTGNGPSPKDGGWAFCSGGDQRIRGRSGYQYASGETADTVDVARAGRLHILEVQRLIRFMPKVVICLVNGWAAGGGHSLHVVCDLTLASREHARFKQTDADVGSFDGGYGSAYLARQVGQKFAREIFFLGRPYTAEQMHRMGAVNEVVDHAGLETAGLQWAAEINAKSPQAQRMLKFAFNLLDDGLVGQQLFAGEATRLAYMTDEAVEGRDAFLQKRPPDWSRFPRYF from the coding sequence TTGAGCGACAACCCCTTTGACCCTAACGTGTGGCGGCCGGTCGACGGATTCGGCGACCTGACCGACATCACCTACCACCGCCACGTCAGCGACGCCACGGTCCGGGTGGCGTTCAACCGTCCCGAGGTGCGCAACGCCTTCCGGCCGCACACCGTCGACGAGCTCTACCGGGCGCTGGACCACGCGCGGATGTCACCCGGCGTGGGCGTGGTCCTGTTGACCGGCAACGGGCCCTCCCCCAAAGACGGCGGCTGGGCGTTCTGCTCCGGCGGTGACCAACGCATCCGCGGGCGTAGCGGTTACCAGTACGCCTCCGGCGAGACCGCGGACACCGTCGACGTAGCCCGCGCCGGGCGATTGCACATCCTCGAGGTGCAACGGCTGATCCGGTTCATGCCCAAGGTGGTCATCTGCCTGGTCAACGGGTGGGCCGCCGGCGGCGGGCACAGCCTGCACGTCGTGTGCGACCTGACCCTGGCCAGCCGCGAACACGCCCGATTCAAACAGACCGACGCCGACGTCGGGAGCTTCGACGGCGGCTACGGCAGCGCGTATCTCGCCCGTCAGGTCGGCCAGAAATTCGCCCGCGAGATCTTCTTCCTGGGCCGGCCGTACACCGCCGAGCAGATGCACCGCATGGGCGCGGTCAACGAGGTGGTGGACCACGCCGGGCTGGAGACGGCCGGTCTGCAGTGGGCGGCGGAGATCAACGCGAAATCGCCTCAGGCGCAACGGATGCTGAAGTTCGCGTTCAATCTGCTCGACGACGGTCTGGTGGGTCAGCAGCTGTTTGCCGGTGAGGCCACCCGATTGGCGTACATGACCGACGAGGCCGTCGAGGGCCGCGACGCGTTCCTGCAGAAGCGCCCGCCGGACTGGAGCCGGTTCCCGCGGTACTTCTAG
- a CDS encoding amidohydrolase — MGHADLVIIGTVLTVDESRPTAEALAVTDGRIVTVGNRSDVNDLIGADTRTIDLGSGCVMPGFVEAHGHPLMEAVALSDRFVDIRPVTIGRADAVVEAIRGEVARRGAEGAYFNGWDPLLQSGLPKPTLAWLDETAPEGPLVIIHNSGHKAFFNSHAARINGLTRDTPDPKGSSYGRDADGELDGTAVEIGAVFSLLGDAIKPDDYPAMLRAECVRLNRAGLTMCSEMAFDPAYGPLVEQVRDDLTVRLRTYEMSTARMSTDATPGQGDDILRQVGIKIWVDGSPYVGNIDLSFPYLDTAATRTIGVPPGSCGCANYTREQLTEIVHAYFPKGWQMACHVQGDAGVDTILDVYEDVLRAHPREDHRLRLEHVGAIRPDQLQRAAELGVTCSIFVDQIHYWGDVVVDGLFGPERGSRWMPAGSAVATGMRISLHNDPPVTPEEPLRNISVAVTRVAPSGRVLGPQECLTVEQAIRAQTLDPAWQMFADDVVGSLEVGKYADMVVLSADPRTVPPEEIADLEVRATFLAGRQVYRQ; from the coding sequence ATGGGCCATGCAGATCTCGTCATTATCGGAACCGTGCTCACCGTCGACGAGTCCCGCCCCACCGCCGAAGCGCTCGCTGTGACCGACGGCCGGATCGTCACCGTCGGAAACCGGTCCGACGTCAACGACCTCATCGGCGCCGACACCCGGACCATCGACCTGGGTTCGGGCTGTGTCATGCCGGGTTTCGTTGAGGCCCATGGCCATCCGCTGATGGAAGCGGTCGCGCTGTCAGACCGGTTCGTCGACATCCGTCCGGTCACCATCGGCAGGGCCGACGCCGTCGTCGAGGCGATCCGCGGCGAAGTCGCCCGACGCGGAGCCGAGGGCGCCTACTTCAACGGCTGGGACCCGCTGCTGCAGTCGGGTCTTCCGAAACCCACGCTGGCCTGGCTCGACGAGACGGCGCCCGAGGGGCCGTTGGTGATCATCCACAACTCCGGCCACAAGGCCTTCTTCAACTCGCACGCGGCCCGGATCAACGGCCTGACCCGCGACACTCCCGATCCCAAGGGCTCCAGCTACGGCCGCGACGCCGACGGGGAACTCGACGGCACCGCCGTGGAAATCGGGGCGGTGTTCTCCCTGCTGGGCGATGCGATCAAACCCGACGACTACCCGGCGATGCTGCGGGCCGAATGTGTCCGGCTCAACCGTGCAGGCCTGACCATGTGCTCGGAAATGGCCTTCGATCCGGCTTACGGGCCACTGGTCGAGCAGGTCCGCGACGATCTGACGGTGCGGTTACGCACCTACGAGATGTCCACTGCGCGGATGTCCACCGACGCCACGCCCGGCCAGGGCGACGACATCCTGCGTCAGGTGGGAATCAAGATCTGGGTGGACGGTTCCCCGTATGTCGGCAACATTGACCTGTCTTTTCCCTACCTGGACACCGCAGCCACCCGGACCATCGGTGTGCCACCCGGCTCGTGTGGCTGCGCCAACTACACCCGCGAGCAGCTCACCGAAATCGTGCACGCCTACTTCCCCAAGGGCTGGCAGATGGCCTGTCACGTGCAGGGCGACGCCGGTGTCGACACCATCCTCGATGTCTACGAAGACGTGCTGCGCGCGCACCCGCGCGAGGATCACCGGCTGCGACTCGAGCACGTCGGCGCCATCCGGCCCGACCAACTGCAGCGGGCGGCCGAACTCGGCGTCACCTGCAGCATCTTCGTCGACCAGATCCACTACTGGGGTGACGTCGTGGTCGACGGCCTGTTCGGGCCGGAACGCGGATCCCGCTGGATGCCGGCCGGGTCCGCGGTGGCCACCGGCATGCGGATCTCATTGCACAACGATCCGCCGGTGACCCCGGAAGAACCGCTGCGCAACATCAGCGTGGCTGTGACAAGAGTGGCGCCCAGCGGTCGGGTGCTGGGCCCCCAGGAGTGTTTGACGGTCGAGCAGGCGATCCGTGCGCAGACCCTCGATCCCGCCTGGCAGATGTTCGCCGACGACGTCGTCGGCTCGCTCGAGGTGGGCAAGTACGCGGACATGGTGGTGCTGTCGGCGGATCCGCGGACGGTTCCGCCCGAGGAGATCGCCGATCTCGAGGTGCGGGCGACATTTCTGGCGGGCCGGCAGGTCTATCGGCAGTGA
- a CDS encoding VOC family protein — protein MEILASRMLLRPADYQKSLSFYRDQLGLAIAREYPSGTVLFAGQSLLELAGYGEPDHSRGPFPGALWLQVRDLDATQAELADRGVPIAREPRREPWGLYEMHVIDPDGITLIFVEVPQGHPLRRDTRGERGGTAG, from the coding sequence ATGGAAATCCTGGCCAGTCGGATGCTGCTGCGGCCGGCCGACTATCAGAAGTCGCTGAGCTTCTACCGCGACCAGCTGGGGCTGGCCATAGCCCGCGAATATCCTTCGGGGACAGTGCTTTTCGCTGGCCAGTCGCTGCTCGAGCTGGCCGGCTACGGCGAGCCCGACCACTCCCGCGGCCCGTTTCCCGGGGCGCTGTGGCTGCAGGTGCGCGACCTGGACGCGACGCAGGCCGAGCTGGCCGACCGGGGGGTGCCGATCGCCCGCGAGCCGCGGCGCGAACCCTGGGGCCTCTACGAGATGCACGTGATCGACCCGGACGGCATCACACTGATCTTCGTCGAGGTCCCCCAAGGCCACCCGCTGCGCAGAGACACCCGAGGTGAACGCGGCGGAACGGCGGGTTAA
- the fadD8 gene encoding fatty-acid--CoA ligase FadD8, which yields MSDESLRNPVHNGHLLVGALKRHTNKPVLFLGDTTLTGGQLADRISQYIQAFEALGAGTGVAVGLLSLNRPEVLMIIGAGQTRGYRRTALHPLGSLDDHAYVLSDAGISSLIIDPNPMFVERALGLLEKVDSLKQILTIGPVPDALKEVAVDLSAEAAKYQPRPLVPADLPPDQVIGLTYTGGTTGKPKGVMGTAQSIVTMTSIQLAEWEWPENPRFLMCTPLSHAGAAFFTPTVIKGGEMVVLAKFDPAEVLKVIEEQRITATMLVPSMLYALLDHPDSHTRDLSSLQTVYYGASAINPVRLAEAIARFGPIFAQYYGQSEAPMVITYLAKGDHDEKRLTSCGRPTLFARVALLGENGTPVPQGEPGEICVSGPLLAGGYWNLPDATAETFRDGWLHTGDMAREDEDGFYYIVDRVKDMIVTGGFNVFPREVEDVVAEHACVAQVCVVGTPDEKWGEAVTAVVVLRADAPRDEAAIEAMTAEIQTAVKERKGSVQSPKRVVVVDSLPLTGLGKPDKKAVRARFWEGAGRAVG from the coding sequence ATGAGTGACGAGTCGTTGCGCAACCCGGTCCATAACGGCCATCTGCTGGTGGGCGCACTCAAGCGCCACACGAACAAGCCGGTGCTGTTCCTGGGCGACACCACCCTGACCGGCGGCCAGCTGGCCGACCGGATCAGCCAGTACATCCAGGCCTTCGAGGCGCTGGGTGCCGGTACCGGCGTCGCCGTCGGCCTGCTGTCGCTCAACCGTCCGGAAGTGCTGATGATCATCGGCGCCGGGCAGACCCGCGGCTACCGGCGCACCGCGCTGCACCCGCTGGGGTCGCTGGACGACCACGCCTACGTGCTCTCCGACGCCGGGATCAGCTCGCTGATCATCGACCCCAACCCGATGTTCGTCGAGCGCGCGCTGGGGCTGCTGGAAAAGGTGGATTCGCTGAAGCAGATTCTGACCATCGGGCCGGTGCCGGACGCCTTGAAAGAGGTGGCTGTCGACTTGTCCGCAGAGGCGGCCAAATACCAGCCGCGGCCGCTGGTGCCCGCCGACCTGCCGCCGGACCAGGTCATCGGGCTGACCTACACCGGGGGCACCACCGGAAAGCCCAAGGGCGTGATGGGGACCGCGCAGTCGATTGTCACCATGACATCGATTCAGCTCGCCGAATGGGAATGGCCGGAAAACCCGCGGTTTCTGATGTGCACGCCGTTATCGCACGCCGGCGCGGCGTTTTTCACGCCGACCGTGATCAAGGGCGGCGAAATGGTGGTGCTGGCCAAGTTCGACCCCGCCGAAGTGCTGAAAGTCATTGAGGAGCAACGCATTACAGCTACGATGCTGGTGCCGTCGATGCTCTACGCGCTGCTGGACCACCCGGACTCGCACACCCGCGACCTGTCGTCGCTGCAGACCGTCTATTACGGCGCCTCGGCGATCAACCCGGTGCGGCTGGCCGAGGCGATCGCGCGGTTCGGCCCGATCTTCGCCCAGTACTACGGCCAATCCGAGGCCCCGATGGTGATCACCTACCTGGCCAAGGGTGACCACGACGAGAAGCGGCTGACCTCGTGCGGGCGCCCGACCCTGTTCGCGCGGGTGGCGCTGCTCGGCGAGAACGGCACGCCGGTGCCGCAGGGCGAGCCGGGCGAAATCTGTGTCAGCGGACCGCTGTTGGCCGGTGGTTACTGGAATCTGCCTGACGCGACGGCCGAGACATTCCGGGACGGCTGGCTGCACACCGGCGACATGGCCCGCGAAGACGAGGACGGGTTCTACTACATCGTCGACCGGGTCAAGGACATGATCGTCACCGGCGGATTCAACGTGTTCCCCCGCGAGGTCGAAGACGTGGTCGCCGAGCATGCTTGCGTTGCCCAGGTGTGTGTGGTCGGTACGCCCGACGAGAAGTGGGGCGAGGCCGTCACCGCGGTGGTGGTACTGCGGGCCGACGCCCCCCGCGACGAGGCGGCCATCGAGGCGATGACCGCCGAAATCCAGACCGCCGTCAAGGAACGCAAGGGTTCGGTGCAGTCGCCCAAGCGGGTGGTGGTTGTCGACTCGCTGCCGTTGACCGGGCTGGGCAAGCCGGACAAGAAGGCGGTGCGGGCGCGGTTCTGGGAGGGTGCGGGCCGCGCCGTCGGCTGA
- a CDS encoding maleylpyruvate isomerase family mycothiol-dependent enzyme, translated as MADIWTTIAAERGALADDLATLTPPQWDTPSLCTGWTVRDVVAHLSATAALNPASFMLALARAGFNFDNFAEGQIAKRRGPDAAATLEEFRRLQHSTSAPPGPKTSWLGEVVVHGEDIRRPLGISHAYPPDAVAQVIDFYKGSNMLIGSKSRISGLALRATDHDWQHGRGDKVEGPLLSLLLATTGRVAGCDELTGPGVPTLRSRCGPN; from the coding sequence ATGGCCGACATCTGGACCACCATTGCGGCCGAGCGCGGCGCGCTCGCCGACGACCTCGCCACCCTGACACCCCCGCAGTGGGACACCCCGTCGCTGTGCACCGGATGGACGGTGCGCGACGTCGTCGCGCACCTGTCGGCGACGGCAGCACTGAACCCGGCCAGCTTCATGCTGGCGTTGGCCAGAGCGGGGTTCAACTTCGACAACTTCGCCGAGGGCCAGATAGCCAAGCGCCGCGGCCCCGATGCGGCCGCCACCCTAGAGGAGTTCCGCCGCTTGCAGCATTCCACCTCCGCCCCGCCCGGGCCGAAGACGTCGTGGCTCGGTGAGGTCGTCGTGCACGGCGAGGACATCCGTCGTCCGCTGGGCATCTCGCACGCCTATCCGCCCGACGCGGTTGCACAGGTGATCGACTTCTACAAGGGCTCAAACATGCTCATCGGCTCCAAGAGCCGCATATCCGGGCTGGCGTTGCGGGCCACCGACCACGACTGGCAGCACGGCCGAGGCGACAAGGTCGAGGGTCCGCTGCTGTCACTGCTGCTCGCCACGACGGGCCGGGTCGCCGGTTGCGACGAGCTCACCGGCCCCGGCGTGCCTACCCTGCGGAGCCGATGCGGCCCCAACTGA
- a CDS encoding nitroreductase family deazaflavin-dependent oxidoreductase → MTDGDRVKPPWWLKATNRVMMTVSRLGLAAGAEDPAVLTVPGRKSGIPRSTPVTPMVVDGARYVVAGFPGADWVENVRAAGEVTLTRGRRSERLRLVELPPAQARPILRAFPAHVPTGVRVMKRCGLITKGSPDELEAMAGRFVVFRFEPA, encoded by the coding sequence ATGACTGACGGTGACCGGGTCAAGCCGCCGTGGTGGCTGAAGGCGACCAACAGGGTCATGATGACCGTGTCGCGACTGGGACTGGCTGCTGGCGCGGAAGATCCGGCCGTGTTGACGGTGCCCGGCCGCAAGTCCGGCATTCCGCGATCGACGCCCGTCACACCGATGGTTGTCGACGGAGCCAGGTATGTCGTGGCCGGCTTCCCGGGCGCCGACTGGGTCGAAAACGTCCGTGCCGCAGGCGAAGTCACCCTGACCCGGGGCCGCAGGTCCGAACGCCTGCGGCTGGTGGAGCTGCCGCCCGCGCAGGCCCGTCCGATCCTGCGCGCCTTTCCGGCCCACGTGCCCACGGGCGTGCGGGTGATGAAGCGATGCGGCCTGATCACCAAGGGCAGCCCCGACGAACTCGAGGCAATGGCCGGGCGCTTCGTCGTCTTCCGGTTCGAGCCCGCGTGA